The Euphorbia lathyris chromosome 3, ddEupLath1.1, whole genome shotgun sequence genome contains a region encoding:
- the LOC136224246 gene encoding probable anion transporter 5, translated as MPNRSTKDLKFPKRYVIVILTFICTCVCYIERVGFSIAYTAAADAAGVNQSSKGTILSTFYYGYACSQVPGGWAAQKIGGRKVLLLSFILWSSTCFLLQLDPNRVAVLVIARLLVGVAQGFIFPSIHTVLAQWVPPHERSRSVSLTTSGMYLGAAMGMLVLPSLVKFKGPQSVFLTEAALGAFWSLLWFKYASDPPRSEHPKAAAAGFGESLLPIKANQKVKVENGGGSSSTIRTAKIPWKRIFLSLPVWAIVVNNFTFHYALYVLMNWLPTYFELGLNLSLQEMGSSKMMPYLNMFVFSNIGGVVADHLITKRLLSVTKTRKLLNTIGFLVASFALMALPVFRTSNGAVFCSSLALGFLALGRAGFAVNHMDIAPRYAGIVMGVSNTAGTLAGIIGVELTGQLLEAAKMTYSDLSSPESWRAVFVIPGLLCILSTFIFLFFSTGERIFD; from the coding sequence ATGCCAAATAGAAGTACTAAGGACTTAAAGTTCCCAAAACGTTACGTGATTGTTATTTTAACCTTTATCTGCACATGTGTCTGCTATATAGAACGAGTCGGTTTCTCTATTGCTTACACTGCTGCAGCTGATGCTGCTGGAGTAAACCAGTCAAGTAAAGGCACTATACTATCGACATTCTATTACGGTTATGCATGCTCGCAGGTGCCCGGAGGATGGGCAGCCCAAAAAATAGGAGGGCGGAAAGTTCTGCTCCTTTCATTCATTTTATGGTCATCAACTTGCTTTTTGCTTCAACTTGATCCGAATAGAGTTGCAGTCTTGGTAATTGCCCGATTGCTTGTTGGTGTTGCACAAGGGTTCATCTTCCCCTCCATTCACACTGTTTTAGCACAATGGGTCCCACCCCACGAAAGGTCGAGATCCGTATCTCTTACAACTTCTGGAATGTACCTAGGTGCAGCTATGGGAATGCTTGTCCTTCCAAGTCTAGTGAAATTTAAAGGCCCCCAATCTGTGTTTCTGACTGAAGCAGCACTAGGTGCTTTCTGGTCTCTTCTTTGGTTTAAATATGCAAGTGATCCTCCTCGATCTGAGCACCCGAAAGCTGCTGCTGCCGGGTTTGGAGAATCCTTGCTGCCCATCAAAGCCAATCAGAAGGTGAAAGTCGAGAATGGCGGAGGTAGTAGTAGTACTATCAGAACTGCTAAAATCCCATGGAAGAGGATCTTTCTTAGCTTACCGGTTTGGGCAATTGTGGTAAATAATTTCACATTCCATTACGCTTTATACGTGCTGATGAACTGGCTGCCGACTTACTTTGAACTAGGACTCAATCTCAGTCTTCAGGAAATGGGTTCTTCTAAGATGATGCCTTATCTTAACATGTTTGTATTCTCAAATATCGGTGGAGTAGTTGCTGATCACTTGATCACAAAACGACTACTGTCTGTTACTAAAACGCGGAAATTATTAAACACGATAGGGTTCTTGGTTGCATCATTTGCATTGATGGCACTTCCGGTGTTTAGAACTTCCAACGGTGCTGTTTTCTGCTCGTCTCTAGCTCTCGGGTTCTTGGCACTTGGTAGAGCCGGATTTGCTGTGAATCACATGGATATTGCTCCAAGATATGCAGGAATAGTGATGGGTGTTTCCAACACTGCTGGGACATTAGCCGGCATCATTGGAGTCGAACTAACTGGTCAGCTTCTCGAAGCTGCGAAAATGACATATTCTGATCTTTCGAGTCCCGAAAGCTGGAGAGCTGTATTTGTTATACCAGGGTTACTATGCATTCTTAGCACATTCATATTTCTATTTTTCTCCacaggagagagaattttcgactAG